Proteins found in one Panthera tigris isolate Pti1 chromosome B3, P.tigris_Pti1_mat1.1, whole genome shotgun sequence genomic segment:
- the CSPG4 gene encoding chondroitin sulfate proteoglycan 4, whose protein sequence is MSSGQQPPPPAPALALALALTLVMLARPSSTASFFGENHLEVPVATALTDIDLQLQFSTSQSEALLLLAAGQADHLLLQLHSGRLQVRLTLGQEELKLQTSAGTLLSDSILHTVQLTISDSEALLSVDGLLNASAPVPGAPLEVPYGLFLGGTGSLGLPYVRGTSRPLRGCLHAATLNGRDLLRPLTPDVPEGCAEEFSADDSVALGFSGPHSLAAFPAWSTRDEGTLEFTLTTRSHRAPLAFQAGGRHGDFIYVDIFEGHLRAVVEKGQGTVLLHNSVPVADGQPHEVSVHVDAHQLEISVDQYPTRTSNRGVLSYLDPRGSLLLGGLDTEASRHLQEHRLGLAPGAVNVSLLGCMEDLSINGQRHGLREALLTRSMAAGCRLEEDEYEDDTYGPYEAFSTLAPEAWPAVELPEPCVPEAGLPPVFANFTQLLTISPLVVAEGGTAWLEWRHVQPTLDLSEAELRKSQVLFSVSRGARHGELELDIPGAQARKMFTLLDVVNRKARFVHDGSEDTSDQLVLEVSVTARGPVPSCLRRGQTYILPVQINPVNDPPRVIFPHGSLMVILEHTQKPLGPEVFQAYDPDSSCEGLTFQLLGSPAGLPVERRDQPGEPATEFSCRELEAGSLVYVHRGGPAQDLMFRVSDGLQASPPATLKVVAVRPTIQIRHNTGLHLAQGSAAPVLPANLSVETNAVGQDVSVLFRVTEAPRFGELQKQGAGGAEGAEWRATQAFHQRDVEQGRVRYLSTDPQHHTEDSVENLALEVQVGQEILSNLSFPVTIQRATVWLLRLEPLHTQNTQQEALTTAHLEATLEEEEAGPSPTTFHYEVVQAPRKGNLRLQGTRLSDGQSFTQNDLQAGRVTYGATARASEAVEDIFRFRVIAPPHFSPLYTFPIHIGGDPDAPVLTNILLSVPEGGEGILSADHLFVKSLNSASYLYEVMERPRHGRLVWRGAQDRAATVTSFTNEDLLQGRLVYQHDNSETTEDDIPFVATRQSEGSGGMAWEEVRGVFRVAIQPVNDHAPVQTISRVFHVARGGRRLLTTDDVAFSDADSGFADTQLVLTRKDLLFGSIVAVDEPTRPIYRFTQEDLRKRRVLFVHSGADRGWIQLQVSDGQHQATALLEVQASEPYLHVANGSSLVVPQGGQGTIDTAVLHLDTNLDIRSGDEVHYRVTAGPHWGQLLRAGQPATVFSQQDLLDGAILYSHNGSLSPRDTLAFSVEAGPVHTDATLQVTIALEGPLAPLHLVRHKKIYVFQGEAAEIRKDQLEAAQEAVPPADIVFSVKTPPRAGYLVMLSHGASVAEPPSLDPVQSFSQEAVDAGRVLYLHSRPEAWSDAFSLDVASGVGAPLEGVRVELEVLPAAIPLETQNFSVPEGGSRTLAPPLLRVTGPYFPTLPGLDLQVLEPPQHGALRREEGPQEGTLGAFSWKEVEQQLIRYVHDGSETLTDSFVLVANASEMDRQSHPVAFTITILPVNDQPPILTTNTGLKMWEGATVPFPPEALRATDSDSGPEDLVYTIEQPSNGQVVLRAAPGTEVHSFTQAQLDGGLVLFSHRGALDGGFHFSLSDGEHASPRHFFRVTAQKQLLLSLEGSRTLTVCPGSVQPLSSQSLRASSSAGTDPHHLLYRVVQGPRLGRLFHARQGGSGEALVNFTQAEVYAGTVLYEHEMPPEPFWEVRDAVELQLSSPPAPDVATTLAVAVSFEAACPQRPSRLWSNKGLWVPEGQRAEITRDALDASNLLATIPSPQRPEHDVLFQITQFPTRGQLLVSGEPLDAGRPHFLQSELAAGQLVYAHGGGGTQQDGFRFRAHLQGPAGASVSGPQTSEAFAITVRDVNERPPRPQASVPLRLTRGSRAPVSRAQLSVVDPDSAPGEIEYEVQRAPLNGFLSLAGAGPGPVIRFTQADVDAGRLAFVANGSSVAGIMQLSVSDGASPPLPVALAVDVLPAAIDVWLRAPLEVPQALGRSSLSREQLQVVSDREEPDAAYRLTRGPRFGQLLVAGQPATAFSQLQVDQGEVVFAFTNFSSSRDHFSVLALARGANASATVNVTVRALLRVWAGGPWPQGATLRLDSTVLDAGELANRTGSVPRFRLLAGPRHGRVVRVPRARTEPRDSQLVEQFTQRDLEDGRLGLEVGRPEGRSPGPAGDSLTLELWARGVPPAVASLDFDTEPYNAARPYSVALLSLPEAAQTEARNPESSTPTGEPGPLASSPVPTVARRGFLGFLEANMFSVIIPVCLVLLLLALILPLLFYLRKRNKTGKHDVQVLTAKPRNGLASDTETFRKVEPGQAIPLTAVPSQGPPPGGQPDPELLQFCRTPNPALKNGQYWV, encoded by the exons cctccttcttTGGTGAGAACCACCTGGAGGTGCCCGTGGCCACAGCTTTGACTGACATAGACCTCCAGCTGCAGTTCTCCACGTCCCAGTCCGAAGCCTTGCTTCTCTTGGCAGCGGGCCAGGCTGACCACCTCCTGCTGCAACTCCACTCCGGACGCCTGCAG gTCAGACTCACCCTGGGCCAGGAGGAACTGAAGCTGCAGACCTCAGCTGGGACTCTGCTGAGCGACTCCATCCTCCACACCGTGCAGCTGACTATTTCCGACAGCGAGGCCCTGTTGTCAGTCGATGGGCTCCTGAATGCCTCAGCCCCAGTCCCGGGAGCTCCCCTAGAGGTCCCCTATGGGCTCTTCCTGGGGGGCACTGGAAGCCTTGGCCTGCCCTACGTGAGGGGAACCAGTCGGCCCCTGAGGGGCTGCCTCCATGCTGCCACCCTCAATGGCCGCGACCTCCTGCGACCACTAACGCCAGACGTGCCCGAGGGCTGTGCTGAAGAGTTTTCTGCCGATGACAGTGTGGCTCTGGGCTTCTCTGGGCCCCACTCACTGGCTGCCTTCCCTGCCTGGAGCACTCGGGATGAAGGCACCCTGGAGTTTACACTCACCACTCGGAGCCACCGGGCGCCCCTGGCCTTCCAGGCGGGGGGCCGGCACGGGGATTTCATCTACGTGGACATATTTGAGGGCCACCTGCGGGCTGTGGTCGAGAAGGGCCAGGGCACTGTATTGCTCCACAACAGCGTGCCTGTGGCCGACGGGCAACCCCATGAGGTCAGCGTCCACGTGGATGCTCACCAGCTGGAAATCTCCGTGGACCAGTACCCCACACGCACTTCCAACCGTGGGGTCCTCAGCTACCTGGACCCACGTGGCAGTCTCCTCCTTGGGGGGCTGGACACAGAGGCCTCTCGCCACCTCCAGGAACATCGCCTGGGCCTGGCGCCGGGGGCTGTCAATGTCTCCCTACTGGGCTGCATGGAGGACCTCAGCATCAATGGCCAGAGGCACGGGCTCCGGGAGGCCTTGCTGACCCGCAGCATGGCAGCCGGCTGCCGGCTGGAGGAAGACGAATACGAGGACGACACCTACGGCCCGTACGAAGCTTTCTCCACCCTGGCACCTGAGGCTTGGCCAGCCGTGGAGCTGCCCGAGCCCTGCGTGCCTGAAGCGGGGCTGCCTCCCGTCTTTGCCAACTTTACCCAACTGCTGACCATCAGCCCGCTGGTGGTGGCCGAGGGTGGCACAGCCTGGCTTGAGTGGCGGCACGTGCAGCCCACGCTGGACCTGAGCGAGGCCGAGCTGCGCAAATCCCAGGTGCTGTTCAGCGTGAGCCGCGGGGCACGCCACGGGGAGTTGGAGCTGGACATCCCCGGTGCCCAGGCACGGAAAATGTTCACCCTCCTGGACGTGGTGAACCGCAAGGCCCGCTTCGTCCATGATGGCTCTGAGGACACCTCCGACCAGCTGGTGCTGGAGGTGTCAGTGACTGCTCGGGGGCCCGTGCCCTCCTGCCTCCGGAGGGGCCAAACTTACATCCTGCCAGTCCAGATAAACCCTGTCAACGACCCACCCCGCGTCATCTTCCCACACGGCAGCCTCATGGTGATCCTGGAACACACACAGAAGCCGCTGGGGCCAGAGGTTTTCCAGGCCTACGACCCAGACTCTTCCTGCGAGGGCCTCACCTTCCAGCTCCTTGGCAGCCCCGCCGGCCTCCCCGTGGAGCGCCGAGACCAGCCTGGGGAGCCAGCCACCGAGTTCTCCTGCCGGGAGCTGGAGGCGGGCAGCCTAGTCTATGTCCACCGTGGTGGGCCCGCCCAGGACCTGATGTTCCGGGTCAGCGATGGGCTGCAGGCCAGCCCTCCCGCCACCCTGAAGGTGGTGGCCGTCCGGCCCACCATTCAGATCCGCCACAACACCGGGCTGCACCTGGCCCAGGGCTCCGCCGCACCTGTCTTGCCCGCCAACCTGTCGGTGGAGACCAACGCTGTGGGGCAGGATGTGAGCGTGCTGTTCCGAGTCACCGAGGCCCCGCGGTTCGGGGAGCTGCAGAagcagggggcaggtggggccgAGGGTGCTGAGTGGCGAGCCACGCAGGCATTCCACCAGCGGGACGTGGAGCAGGGCCGCGTGAGATACCTGAGCACCGACCCACAGCATCACACGGAGGACTCTGTGGAGAACCTGGCCCTGGAGGTACAGGTGGGGCAGGAGATCCTGAGCAATCTGTCCTTCCCAGTGACCATCCAGAGAGCCACAGTGTGGCTGCTGCGGCTGGAGCCACTGCACACTCAGAACACCCAGCAGGAGGCGCTCACCACAGCCCACCTGGAAGCcaccctggaggaggaggaggcaggcccAAGCCCCACCACCTTCCACTATGAGGTGGTTCAGGCCCCCAGGAAGGGTAATCTTCGGCTACAGGGCACACGGCTGTCAGATGGCCAGAGCTTCACCCAGAATGACCTGCAGGCCGGTCGGGTGACCTACGGGGCCACGGCACGTGCCTCGGAGGCAGTCGAGGACATCTTCCGTTTCCGTGTCATAGCTCCGCCACACTTCTCCCCACTCTATACCTTCCCCATCCACATTGGTGGTGACCCGGACGCCCCCGTCCTCACCAACATCCTCCTCTCGGTGCCCGAGGGTGGCGAGGGTATCCTCTCTGCTGACCACCTCTTCGTCAAGAGTCTCAACAGTGCCAGCTACCTCTATGAGGTCATGGAGCGGCCCCGCCATGGGAGGTTAGTTTGGAGGGGGGCACAGGACCGGGCTGCCACGGTGACATCCTTCACCAACGAGGACCTGCTGCAGGGCCGGCTGGTTTACCAGCATGACAACTCTGAGACCACAGAAGATGACATCCCATTTGTGGCTACCCGCCAGAGCGAGGGCAGTGGTGGCATGGCCTGGGAGGAGGTACGGGGCGTCTTCCGCGTGGCCATCCAGCCTGTAAACGACCACGCTCCCGTGCAGACCATCAGCCGCGTCTTCCACGTGGCCAGGGGTGGGCGGCGGCTGCTGACAACAGACGACGTGGCCTTCAGTGATGCTGACTCTGGCTTTGCCGACACTCAGCTGGTACTGACCCGCAAGGACCTTCTCTTCGGCAGTATTGTGGCTGTGGATGAGCCCACGCGGCCCATCTACCGCTTCACCCAGGAGGACCTCAGGAAGAGGCGAGTCCTGTTTGTGCACTCGGGGGCCGACCGCGGCTGGATTCAGCTGCAGGTGTCGGACGGGCAGCACCAGGCCACCGCGCTGCTCGAAGTGCAGGCCTCGGAGCCCTACCTCCATGTGGCCAATGGCTCCAGCCTCGTGGTCCCTCAGGGAGGCCAGGGCACCATTGACACAGCTGTGCTCCACCTGGACACCAACCTAGACATCCGCAGTGGGGATGAGGTCCACTACCGCGTCACGGCTGGCCCGCACTGGGGGCAGCTGCTCCGGGCCGGCCAGCCAGCCACAGTCTTCTCCCAGCAGGACCTGCTGGACGGGGCCATTCTCTACAGCCACAACGGCAGCCTTAGCCCTCGAGACACCCTGGCCTTCTCTGTGGAGGCAGGGCCTGTGCACACAGATGCCACCCTGCAAGTGACCATTGCCCTAGAGGGGCCACTGGCCCCGCTGCATCTGGTCCGGCACAAGAAGATCTACGTCTTCCAGGGGGAGGCGGCTGAGATCAGAAAGGATCAGCTGGAG GCAGCCCAGGAGGCAGTGCCACCGGCGGACATCGTGTTCTCAGTGAAGACCCCGCCGCGCGCTGGCTACCTGGTGATGCTGTCCCACGGCGCCTctgtggctgagccacccagcttgGACCCAGTGCAGAGCTTCTCCCAGGAGGCAGTGGACGCGGGCAGGGTCCTATACCTGCACTCCCGCCCCGAGGCCTGGAGCGATGCCTTCTCCCTGGATGTGGCCTCAGGCGTGGGCGCTCCCCTTGAGGGTGTCCGTGTAGAACTGGAGGTGCTGCCTGCTGCCATCCCACTGGAGACACAGAACTTCAGCGTCCCCGAGGGCGGCAGCCGCACGCTGGCCCCTCCACTGCTCCGCGTCACGGGGCCTTACTTTCCCACACTGCCAGGCCTTGACTTGCAGGTGCTAGAGCCACCCCAGCATGGGGCCCTGCGGAGAGAGGAAGGTCCTCAAGAGGGGACCCTCGGCGCTTTCTCCTGGAAAGAG GTGGAACAGCAGCTGATCCGCTATGTGCACGATGGGAGTGAGACGCTGACAGATAGCTTTGTCCTAGTGGCTAATGCCTCAGAGATGGACCGCCAGAGCCATCCGGTGGCCTTCACCATCACCATCCTGCCCGTCAATGACCAACCCCCCATCCTCACCACAAACACAGGCCTGAAG ATGTGGGAGGGGGCCACTGTGCCCTTCCCTCCGGAGGCCCTCAGGGCCACAGACAGCGACTCAGGACCGGAGGACCTGGTCTACACCATCGAGCAGCCCAGCAATGGGCAGGTAGTGCTGCGGGCGGCACCGGGCACCGAGGTCCACAGCTTCACACAGGCCCAGCTAGATGGAGGGCTGGTGCTGTTCTCACATAGAG GAGCCCTGGATGGAGGCTTCCACTTCAGCCTCTCCGATGGTGAGCACGCTTCCCCCAGACACTTCTTCCGCGTGACGGCCCAGAAGCAGCTGCTCCTCTCACTAGAGGGCAGCCGGACGCTGACCGTGTGCCCAG GGTCGGTCCAGCCGCTGAGCAGCCAGAGCCTGAGAGCCAGCTCCAGTGCAGGCACGGACCCCCACCACCTGCTCTACCGCGTGGTGCAGGGCCCCAGGCTGGGCCGGCTGTTCCACGCCCGGCAGGGCGGCTCTGGGGAGGCCCTGGTGAACTTCACTCAGGCTGAG GTGTATGCTGGGACTGTTCTGTATGAGCACGAGATGCCCCCTGAGCCCTTCTGGGAGGTCCGTGACGCCGTGGAGCTCCAGCTGTCATCACCCCCAGCCCCTGATGTGGCCACCACCCTTGCTGTGGCTGTGTCTTTCGAGGCTGCCTGTCCCCAGCGCCCCAGCCGCCTCTGGAGTAACAAAG GTCTTTGGGTCCCTGAAGGCCAGCGGGCGGAGATCACCAGGGACGCCCTTGATGCCTCCAACCTCCTGGCCACCATTCCATCACCCCAGCGCCCAGAGCACGACGTACTCTTCCAAATCACACAGTTCCCCACCCGGGGCCAGCTGTTGGTGTCTGGGGAGCCCCTCGATGCCGGGCGGCCCCACTTCCTGCAGTCCGAGCTGGCCGCAGGGCAGCTGGTCTACGCCCACGGCGGCGGGGGCACCCAGCAGGATGGCTTCCGCTTCCGCGCCCACCTCCAGGGGCCGGCGGGGGCTTCCGTTTCGGGCCCCCAAACCTCGGAGGCCTTCGCCATCACCGTGCGGGACGTGAACGAGCGGCCGCCTCGGCCCCAGGCCTCCGTGCCGCTGCGGCTCACCCGGGGCTCCCGCGCCCCGGTCTCCCGGGCCCAGCTGAGTGTGGTGGACCCAGACTCGGCCCCCGGGGAGATCGAGTACGAGGTGCAGCGGGCCCCCCTCAACGGCTTCCTGAGTCTGGCGGGGGCCGGCCCGGGGCCCGTGATCCGCTTCACGCAGGCCGACGTGGACGCGGGGCGGCTGGCCTTCGTGGCCAACGGGAGCAGCGTGGCCGGCATCATGCAGCTGAGCGTGTCTGACGGGGCCAGCCCCCCGCTGCCCGTGGCCCTGGCCGTGGACGTCTTGCCGGCGGCCATCGACGTGTGGCTGCGCGCGCCCCTAGAGgtgccccaggccctggggcgCTCCTCCCTGAGCCGGGAGCAGCTCCAGGTGGTGTCAGACCGGGAGGAGCCAGACGCAGCCTACCGCCTCACCAGGGGGCCCCGGTTCGGGCAGCTCCTGGTGGCCGGGCAGCCGGCCACGGCCTTCAGCCAGCTCCAGGTAGACCAGGGGGAGGTGGTCTTCGCCTTCACCAACTTCTCCTCCTCTCGCGACCACTTCAGCGTCCTGGCACTGGCCAGAGGTGCCAACGCGTCGGCCACAGTGAATGTCACCGTCAGGGCGCTGCTGCGAGTGTGGGCGGGTGGGCCATGGCCCCAGGGTGCCACCCTGCGCCTGGACTCCACCGTCCTAGATGCGGGCGAGCTGGCCAACCGCACGGGCAGTGTGCCCCGTTTCCGGCTCCTGGCGGGACCCCGGCATGGCCGCGTGGTCCGAGTGCCCCGGGCCAGAACGGAGCCCAGGGACAGCCAGCTTGTGGAGCAGTTCACCCAGCGGGACCTTGAGGATGGaaggctggggctggaggtgggcagGCCAGAGGGTAGGTCCCCTGGCCCCGCAGGCGACAGTCTCACTCTGGAGCTGTGGGCACGTGGTGTGCCCCCTGCTGTGGCCTCACTGGACTTTGACACTGAGCCTTACAATGCAGCCCGGCCCTACAGTGTGGCCCTGCTCAGTCTCCCCGAGGCTGCTCAGACAGAAGCAAGGAACCCAGAGAGCAGCACCCCCACGGGCGAGCCAGGCCCATTAGCCTCCAGCCCCGTGCCCACCGTGGCCAGGAGGGGCTTCCTGGGCTTCCTGGAGGCCAACATGTTCAGTGTCATCATTCCCGTGTGCCTGGTCCTCCTGCTCCTGGCACTCATCTTGCCCCTGCTCTTCTACCTCCGCAAACGCAACAAGACGGGCAAGCACGACGTCCAGGTGCTGACCGCCAAGCCCCGCAACGGCCTAGCCAGCGACACCGAGACCTTCCGCAAGGTAGAGCCAGGCCAAGCCATCCCACTCACCGCAGTGCCCAGCCAGGGGCCCCCGCCAGGGGGCCAGCCTGACCCAGAGCTCCTACAGTTCTGCCGGACACCCAACCCTGCTCTCAAGAACGGCCAGTACTGGGTGTGA